In Zea mays cultivar B73 chromosome 7, Zm-B73-REFERENCE-NAM-5.0, whole genome shotgun sequence, the following proteins share a genomic window:
- the LOC103633224 gene encoding Polynucleotidyl transferase ribonuclease H fold protein with HRDC domain, with the protein MPGAATLRSRVAVAAAACLAVFAAVALLHRKRRWNRAPSSSRRLGVGGRPRRACEEEEKPQDRFKRVLADNSYSPFKHPRRKSAQLGSAEGEAPLPPPQELSQKGHPFEEEITSLLKNPPGFHSFMLCDQCPEMSATYNWVHTETQLEHLARLLGEERAFAVDTEQHSIRSFLGYTALMQISTQNEDYLIDTIALHDVMGILRPVFANSSICKIFHGADNDILWLQRDFHIYVVNMFDTAKACEILLKPQKSLAYLLEVYCEVTTDKTMQREDWRLRPLTPEMIEYARTDAHYLLYIANCLASELHAKACDTSSDKINFFFEASHRSNMVCMQLYSKEIESPPGASSATSILSRNLQTHGFDSKKSSEVKDLVWKFCAWRDLMARMHDESLRYVLPDQAIAALAVSLPKGPTEVFAVIAETDLSISSMYPSLSSPSPLVVAHVKELCYLLDDITTSMDSIFKSLLEKYKDPSGLCRLSVYNYNLITHLSLKQTSMFSVAPSGKKLTALPNKKVSRDLFIKKFSCKSPVYHNCRIYASDGRLLCYCDRKKLEWYIQRNLAKLIENSPPAIMLLFEPKGRPEDEDNEFYIQSKKNICVGCGEKSHYIRYRIIPSCYRMHFPEHLKSHRSHDIVLLCVDCHEIAHSAAEKYKRRIAEEFGIPLFVQKIMNSGDISLITNTSVSEDKLNGTGVSPLQLRTAAMALLRHGSTMPLKRCEELMQIVKSYYGGRDVTPEDLEMALLVGMSPHERRRLEKKKGYSFRAQAQTIIRKSSSNTISEDSGHGSENCHALSARFPEVGTGSNGQQEFDETGNQNQLENLTLSQGSSSLPVSMEDTTSDHDTVTLETDTEQQARGACTPGNSHDDKEQSICDNSSQVISKNAEKISLLGHGHHGKQVVELLFSNGGEEFVNQFCQRWRQIFVEAVHPRYLPSGWNINHSGRRDFGDFSVYKPPRKDPQSATARD; encoded by the exons ATGCCCGGCGCCGCCACCCTCAGATCGCGCGTGGCCGTCGCGGCCGCCGCGTGCCTTGCGGTCTTCGCAGCGGTGGCGCTGCTCCACCGCAAGCGCCGCTGGAACCGGGCGCCCTCCTCGTCTCGTCGCCTCGGGGTCGGGGGACGCCCACGCCGCGCTTGCGAGGAGGAGGAGAAGCCGCAGGACCGGTTCAAGCGCGTCCTCGCGGACAACTCCTACTCCCCGTTCAAACACCCGCGCCGCAAGAGTGCTCAGTTGGGAAGTGCAGAAGGCGAGGCACCCCTGCCACCGCCTCAAG AATTGTCACAAAAAGGTCATCCATTTGAGGAGGAAATCACATCTTTGCTAAAGAACCCCCCTGGTTTTCATAGCTTTATGCTGTGTGACCAGTGCCCAGAAATGAGTGCTACATATAATTGGGTTCATACAGAAACTCAACTGGAACATTTGGCGAGATTATTGGGTGAGGAAAGAGCTTTTGCTGTTGATACAGAGCAACATAGCATTCGATCTTTCCTAGGATATACTGCACTAATGCAG ATCTCTACCCAGAATGAAGACTATCTGATAGACACAATAGCACTGCACGATGTGATGGGCATTCTACGACCAGTGTTTGCCAATTCTTCTATCTGTAAG ATCTTCCATGGAGCTGACAATGATATTCTTTGGCTTCAAAGGGATTTTCATATTTATGTTGTGAATATGTTTGATACTGCTAAG GCATGTGAAATTCTATTGAAACCACAAAAATCACTGGCATATTTGCTTGAAGTATATTGTGAAGTGACCACCGACAAGACAATGCAG CGTGAAGATTGGAGACTGCGTCCTCTGACTCCAGAAATGATCGAGTATGCACGCACTGATGCTCACTATCTGTTATACATTGCAAATTGTTTGGCATCAGAGCTCCATGCAAAAGCCTGTG ATACTTCCAGTGATAAAATCAATTTTTTCTTCGAGGCTAGTCATCGCTCAAATATGGTGTGCATGCAACTGTATTCAAAAGAAATTGAATCCCCTCCTGGAGCTTCCAGTGCAACATCTATTCTCTCACGAAATTTGCAAACTCATGGGTTCGACTCCAAAAAGTCTAGTGAAGTGAAG GATCTTGTTTGGAAATTTTGTGCATGGAGGGACTTAATG GCTCGGATGCATGATGAAAGCTTACGATATGTTCTGCCAGACCAAGCTATAGCTGCCCTTGCCGTTAGTCTTCCAAAGGGCCCAACAGAGGTGTTTGCTGTCATAGCAGAAACTGACCTAAGCATTTCAAGTATGTACCCTTCCTTGTCATCACCGTCACCTCTTGTTGTGGCTCATGTCAAAGAACTCTGTTATCTGCTGGATGACATCACTACCAGCATGGACAGCATCTTTAAAAGTTTACTAGAGAAGTATAAagatccaagtggattatgtcgaCTATCAGTTTATAATTATAACCTTATAACACACCTAAGTTTGAAGCAAACAAGTATGTTTTCCGTTGCTCCAAGTGGAAAGAAGTTGACAGCACTGCCTAATAAAAAGGTTTCACGGGATTTATTCATTAAAAAGTTTTCCTGCAAGTCCCCGGTATATCACAATTGCAGGATTTATGCTAGTGATGGAAGACTACTTTGCTACTGTGACCGCAAAAAACTGGAATG GTACATTCAGCGTAATTTGGCGAAATTGATTGAAAATAGTCCTCCAGCAATCATGCTTCTCTTTGAACCTAAAGGTCGTCCAGAGGATGAAGATAACGAGTTCTATATTCAGAGCAAGAAAAATATTTGTGTGGGCTGTGGAGAAAAGAGCCATTATATTAGATACAGAATAATACCGTCATGCTACAGGATGCATTTTCCAGAACATTTAAAGAGCCATCGTTCACATGATATTGTACTTCTTTGTGTAGACTGTCATGAAATAGCTCATTCAGCAGCTGAGAAATACAAGAGGCGAATAGCAGAAGAATTTGGAATACCCCTTTTTGTGCAAAAGATAATGAACTCGGGTGATATAAGTTTGATTACCAACACATCAGTATCTGAAGATAAATTGAATGGAACAGGTGTCTCCCCATTGCAGCTGAGGACTGCTGCCATGGCTCTTCTACGTCATGGATCCACTATGCCATTGAAGAGATGTGAAGAGCTAATGCAG ATTGTGAAGTCATACTATGGTGGTAGAGATGTGACTCCTGAAGATCTCGAGATGGCATTACTTGTTGGTATGAGCCCTCATGAGCGAAGGCGTCttgaaaagaaaaagggataTTCGTTTAGAGCTCAGGCTCAAACTATTATTAGAAAGAGCAGCAGCAATACCATCTCAGAAGACAGTGGACATGGATCAGAAAATTGTCATGCCTTATCTGCGCGATTTCCTGAGGTTGGAACTGGTAGTAATGGTCAGCAAGAGTTTGATGAGACAGGGAATCAAAACCAGCTAGAGAATTTAACCCTGAGCCAGGGAAGCTCAAGTTTGCCAGTCAGCATGGAGGACACCACTTCTGATCATGACACTGTGACACTCGAGACCGATACCGAGCAGCAAGCAAGAGGTGCCTGTACTCCTGGAAACAGTCATGACGACAAGGAACAATCCATATGTGACAATTCTAGTCAGGTCATTTCCAAGAATGCTGAGAAGATATCCCTGTTGGGTCATGGGCATCATGGTAAACAAGTTGTGGAACTTTTGTTTTCTAATGGTGGAGAGGAATTTGTTAACCAGTTTTGCCAAAGGTGGAGGCAGATCTTTGTTGAAGCTGTTCACCCCCGTTATTTACCTTCTGGCTGGAATATTAACCACAG TGGACGGCGGGATTTTGGTGACTTCAGTGTCTACAAGCCACCAAGGAAAGATCCTCAATCTGCAACTGCAAGGGATTAG
- the LOC100284505 gene encoding ATP synthase subunit gamma, chloroplastic precursor — protein sequence MSCSHLSTAWSSSALASSASTTRRRSPPRSGLLVRCSLRELRTRIDSVRNTQKITEAMKLVAAAKVRRAQEAVVSSRPFSEALVEVLYNMNQEIQTEDIDLPLTRTRPVKKVALVVLTGERGLCGSFNNNVLKKAETRIDELKQLGLQYTVVSVGKKGNAYFQRRPYIPLERDLEVSSVPTVKDSQAICDLVYSLFVSEEVDKVELLYSKFVSLVRSDPIIQTLLPMSPKGEICDVNGVCVDATEDELFRLTTKEGKLTVEREKVKIETQPFSPVVQFEQDPVQILDALLPLYLNSQILRALQESLASELAARMSAMSSATDNAIELRKNLSIAYNRQRQAKITGEILEIVAGADALAG from the coding sequence ATGTCGTGCTCCCACCTCTCCACCGCCTGGTCCTCCTCGGCGCTCGCCAGCAGCGCCTCCACCACCCGACGGCGCTCCCCCCCGCGCTCGGGTCTCCTGGTGCGGTGTTCCCTCCGTGAGCTCCGCACCCGCATCGACTCCGTCAGGAACACGCAGAAGATCACGGAGGCCATGAAGCTGGTGGCCGCCGCCAAGGTCCGGCGCGCGCAGGAGGCCGTCGTCTCCTCTCGCCCTTTCTCGGAGGCGCTGGTGGAGGTGCTCTACAACATGAACCAGGAGATCCAGACGGAGGACATCGACCTGCCCCTCACCCGCACCCGCCCCGTCAAGAAGGTGGCCCTCGTGGTCCTGACCGGCGAGCGCGGCCTCTGCGGGAGCTTCAACAACAACGTGCTCAAGAAGGCGGAAACCCGCATCGATGAGCTCAAGCAGCTGGGCCTCCAGTACACCGTCGTCAGCGTGGGGAAGAAGGGCAACGCCTACTTCCAGCGCCGCCCCTACATCCCGTTGGAGCGCGATCTAGAGGTGAGCAGCGTGCCCACCGTCAAGGACTCGCAGGCCATCTGCGACCTCGTCTACTCGCTCTTCGTCTCCGAGGAGGTGGACAAGGTGGAGCTGCTCTACTCCAAGTTCGTGTCGCTGGTGCGCTCCGACCCCATCATCCAGACGCTGCTCCCCATGTCGCCCAAGGGCGAGATCTGCGACGTCAACGGCGTCTGCGTGGACGCCACCGAGGACGAGCTCTTCCGCCTCACCACCAAGGAGGGGAAGCTCACCGTGGAGCGCGAGAAGGTGAAGATCGAGACGCAGCCCTTCTCCCCCGTGGTGCAGTTCGAGCAGGACCCCGTGCAGATCCTGGACGCGCTGCTCCCGCTCTACCTCAACAGCCAGATCCTCCGTGCCCTGCAGGAGTCGCTCGCCAGCGAGCTCGCCGCCCGGATGAGCGCCATGAGCAGCGCCACCGACAACGCCATCGAGCTCCGCAAGAACCTCTCCATCGCCTACAACCGACAGCGCCAGGCCAAGATCACCGGGGAGATCCTCGAGATCGTCGCCGGTGCCGACGCCCTCgctggctga